The sequence below is a genomic window from Sphingobacterium sp. ML3W.
GAAATATATGCTCATGGTTCCATTCGTTGGTATCATAGCATTAGTAGGATTGGTATTGAATAATACCGTCGATGCTAAAACAGAAATCATCAATACGGTGAACGATGTACGTTTGCCCGTGGTATCCAATGTTGTTAGTTCGCTTATAGAGCTACAGAGTGACCATACACAACAAGAAAATATTGTTGTCAATCCTGAAGTTAAGGCAGAGCCTGCAGGGGGTATGAATGCTTTTATGAAGTATGTAGGCCAAAATTTTAAGTATTCTGAAGAAATGATTAAAAATGGCATTAACGGCACTATTGAAGTTCAGTTTATGATCGATAAGGATGGTACTGTTTCACGTGTTAAAGCGAAAAATGATTTAGGTTATGGTTCCGCAAAAGCAGCAGAGCAAGTGATAAAAGATGGTAAAAAGTGGAGACCAGCAGTTCATCATGGTAAAGCAGTCCGGTCTTCATATTTGATACCGATAAAGTTTGAAGCAGGTCGTTATCCAGAGCCAACGGTGACAAAAATAGACCAAAATAAGCAAGAGAGTAGCAAGCCAGCTCAAGGAACAGCTGACAAAAAAGACAATCAAAATTTCAAGGCAAAACAAGATGCTGATTTCTCCAATAATGAAAAAGAGGTGAAATTCCCTGAACCAAAAAACTCGCAAGAAGATGTCACATTATTCTCGGCAGTAGAAGTAAAGCCTTCTCCACCTAATGGCATGAATGAATTTATGAAGTATGTAGGAGAGAATTATGAATATCCTGAAGAGGCATTAAAAAATGGAATCAATGGGGTTATCGAGTTGAGCTTTATTGTTGAAAAAGATGGGAGTCTGAGCAACTTGAAGATTAAGAAAGACTTAAAATATGGGGCTGGTCAAGCAGCTTTCAATTTGTTGAAAAATTATCCAGAGAAATGGAAGCCAGCAATTCAAAATGGTCAAAATGTACGCGTAGCATACACGTTGCCTATACGTTTAAGTATATCGAAGTAAAATAAAAAGCTCCAGTTGATGGAGCTTTTATTCGCATCATTATGAGAGCTATCTATCTATTATTCTATATAACCTTATTCACCTCCTGTCAATCTGCGTATCAATTTACACCAAAAGGTTTTCTTGTTGATGGCGATGACTACTTTGTGAACATCGAACGTAATTTGTCTGTTTATGTAGGTGATAATTTTTTAAATTATGATAAAAAATCAAAAAAAGGATTACAGAACCTGCATATTTCAAGAGCTGATCAACATCTCATCAAGAGATTGGGATATAAAGCCGATGATTATACCGTTTTGTTTACAGGAAAAAGCAAGAATGATACCGCATTTAGATTGATTACCCTTATTAATAATAAATCGGAAGATCGCTTTAAAAATACGAAAACCCTCATTTCTAGGGATGGATTCTCAATTAAAAAAACAGTCGAGGGGAAGTACTATTATCAAACTACGGCTGTGAAAAATCAGGTCATCTACCATGCTATAGTACCCTTTAAGCAGTCCTTGGGACGAGAAGAATACCTGAGTTTGATTTATATAATTCCTAAGCAAGATTTTAAGAATTTCGATATCATCGAAGATCTGGCGATTTCAAATGCCTCTATGTTCCGAAGTAATTATATTTTCACACCCAGTCGTACCGAAATTCTTTGTCCAGATGATAACAGTAGAGGTCATTTTGATTACCGAATACCGGATCAGTTTATACAAAAGGATAATTACACATTACTGAAAGGTTATTTAGGAGGGGAGTCAGACTCAAATAAATTGATTATCTACCGTGTAGTCGCACCAGGACAATCTTATGGTTCTTTCGTCGTTTGTAAAGGGATCTATCGCATAGAACTGACAGATTTGCATCACCGTACCATTTGGCAAGATAAAGTAATTGTCGACAAAGACCTAAGTGATTAGTAAGTCTAATATTTTACATCACTATCGGGTTAACTCAAAGCATAGGACTATGATTCCAATGCTTTGAGTTGATTTTTTAACTTTTGTAATTCATGTTGCAGCTCCTCTACTTTTTGGACAAGATAATGGGCAACCTCAATACCTGCAGGATTGACGTCAAGGTCATAATACCAATCTGAAAACCTTTCTAAATCCCTCAGCTGCTCCTCTTCGATGTATTTTTCCTCCTGTTGGATGATAATATGTAGAAGTCCATATTCATTTAATGTCTCTATAAAAGTAATTTCTGCTTTCCTAGAATGGCAGTAATCTGATAATCGGATTAGCGTTCTTTCCATTAGATTATTTTTTTAAATCTGCTAATTGTTTAAAAAGTTCTTTTTCTTTATCACTTAAATTTGTTGGGATAAGCACATTCATGCTGACATATAAATCACCAAATTCACCTTCTTTTTTATAGATAGGGAAGCCCTTTCCCTTCAACCTTACCTTGGCATTGTTTTGTGTTTCAGGTTGAATCTTAAGTTTTATTTTACCACCATACGTATCAATGATTGCTTCACCCCCTAAGACTGCAGTATATAGATCGATATCTAGTGAGGTATAAAGGTCGTTACCCTGTCTTTTGAACTTATGATCGGGAATGATGTTGAAAGTGATGTAGAGGTCACCCTTAGGTCCTCCATTTACGCCATCACTGCCAAGACCTTTCAGCTTTATTTTTTGACCGTCTTCTACACCAGCCTGAATGTTGATGCGAATGTTTTTACCATTTATCGTAAAGGTCTGCGGGTGGGTAGTATAAGCCTGTTGCTGCGTTAATTCCAGTTCAGCATTGAAATCCTGACCTCGAAAGTTATTTCTTCTTCCCCCACCTGTTCGACTGCCAAACATTTGTTCGAAAAAATCAGAAAATTGTCCGTCATCAAAATTACCCGAATAGCTTTGCGATCCCCCAAATGGGTTGCCATCTGGTTGACGATATTGTTGTTGTGCCCTTTCGTATTCTTCACCACGTTCCCAGTTCTCGCCATATTGATCGTACTTTTTACGTTTTTCACTATCTGAGAGCACTTCGTTTGCTTCATTTATCTCTTGAAATTTTTGTTTTGCCGCCTCATCATTCGGATTTAAATCTGGATGATACTTTCGCGCTAATTTCCGATAAGCCTTTTTTACAGCATCTATGGATGCAGTTTTGTCAATACCAAGTACTTTATAGTAATCTACAAATGCCATATTAATTTTAATTTCTACAGTTTCAACAATCTAAGAGCCTGTTTGTTTAATTTTTGAGTTTTGTTATTTTAAATTTATAAATGTACCCCACTAAAAAGTATTGTTGCAATGTAACGGTGTTTTGGTAATAAGTAGTATTTCCGTGAGTACCCCAATAATTTTGTCTGTTCTGGTTTAAGATATCAAAACCCGTTAACTTAATCTGTGAATCGTTTTTTAGCGTATAGTAAAGCGAAGAATTTAAGATATGATAATTTGCCCTATCATTTAAGCCACTTGCTCTATTATCCAAAGAATAAGAAGTTTCCAATGAAAAACCTTTTATTGGATTTATATTTAATCCCACACCAATTTTATGCGTTACATAGGCACTTTGAATAAAATCAGGATTGTTTTTGACTGAATTCATGGATTTGCTCCAACTGTAAGTATATTTTGGGGTAAGACCAATCAGGTTTTTCCAAGTTACAGAAAATTCTTGAGCGAGATGAATGCTAAGATTATTCATTTTATTATCCACA
It includes:
- a CDS encoding energy transducer TonB; this encodes MMAYLILANISLIVFYFIYHVFLRKLTFFQGNRIYLLSAVILSYTVPAVQFMDLSRLDYRTKLLPAISLEFADLRLPEIEIVGKHPLGYLDWNFEILYTISILGMIVFLLIRLFKLYRRFHEIDGNASFSFLNFIYLGEAAKSNAIIHRHEMVHVQQGHSYDILLLEFVRVFNWFNPVLFFYIKELKFQHECIADELCAAEDKTSYAELLIANALRVSTDMLSHQFASESILKKRIMMLFQNKSKKSSQWKYMLMVPFVGIIALVGLVLNNTVDAKTEIINTVNDVRLPVVSNVVSSLIELQSDHTQQENIVVNPEVKAEPAGGMNAFMKYVGQNFKYSEEMIKNGINGTIEVQFMIDKDGTVSRVKAKNDLGYGSAKAAEQVIKDGKKWRPAVHHGKAVRSSYLIPIKFEAGRYPEPTVTKIDQNKQESSKPAQGTADKKDNQNFKAKQDADFSNNEKEVKFPEPKNSQEDVTLFSAVEVKPSPPNGMNEFMKYVGENYEYPEEALKNGINGVIELSFIVEKDGSLSNLKIKKDLKYGAGQAAFNLLKNYPEKWKPAIQNGQNVRVAYTLPIRLSISK
- a CDS encoding chaperone modulator CbpM, translated to MERTLIRLSDYCHSRKAEITFIETLNEYGLLHIIIQQEEKYIEEEQLRDLERFSDWYYDLDVNPAGIEVAHYLVQKVEELQHELQKLKNQLKALES
- a CDS encoding DnaJ C-terminal domain-containing protein, with the protein product MAFVDYYKVLGIDKTASIDAVKKAYRKLARKYHPDLNPNDEAAKQKFQEINEANEVLSDSEKRKKYDQYGENWERGEEYERAQQQYRQPDGNPFGGSQSYSGNFDDGQFSDFFEQMFGSRTGGGRRNNFRGQDFNAELELTQQQAYTTHPQTFTINGKNIRINIQAGVEDGQKIKLKGLGSDGVNGGPKGDLYITFNIIPDHKFKRQGNDLYTSLDIDLYTAVLGGEAIIDTYGGKIKLKIQPETQNNAKVRLKGKGFPIYKKEGEFGDLYVSMNVLIPTNLSDKEKELFKQLADLKK